A segment of the Aureimonas sp. SA4125 genome:
AGGCCAAAACCCTGCGGCGCCTTGCCGGAAAAGGTCGAGGTCATGACCGTCTCCGGGTTGTTCAAAGGCCGCCAGAGGCGCTCGCCCTCGCCGGTCCAGATCGCAAGCCCGTCCGAATCGTGGATCTCGGGGCGCCAGTCGATGCGCCGCTCGCGGTCGGTCTCGGAATACCAGAACATCGAGGTGAGGGGCGCGATACCGACCCGCTCGATGGCGTCGCGGGCGAAATAGCGCGACCGGATCTCCATCACGATCGGCCCGTCCTTCGTGCAGTCCATCTCGAGGACGCCCGTGATGCGCGGGCTGTTCATCGCGCAGGCGATCTTGATCCGGCCGCCGATGTCCGACGGCGCGAGGTAGAAGTCGGTGAAGCGGGGAAACTCCTCGGGTGTCGGCATGGCGACGTCGATGGCCAGCGCCCGCGCCGAGAGGCCGAACTGGTCGAGTTCGCCCGAGGTGCGGAAATAGGCCGCGCCCAGAAACGACAGCCAGTCGCGGTCGCCATCGGGCTCCAGCACGCGAAACCCGGCAAAGCCGATGTCGTCCGGCAATTCCTTGGCCGGATTGTCCGACGGGATGCGGAAGAGCCCGGGATCATAAGTCACCTGGCGGGCGGTCTCGCCGTCGACGACATGGATGCCGACGGGCAGCTTGAAATAGCGCCCGAGGTGGAAGAAGCGGATCGGCGCCTTGCCGCCGTCGAAATCGAGCGTGTTCTGCCGGAGATATTCGATGCGCTGGTGCTGGTCGTAGTCGATGCGCTCGAGCACGTCGCCGGCGCGCGGCACTTCCGGCACGTAGGCCTCGGCGGCGAGGGCCTGCATGCGGGCGACCAGCGCGTCGAAGGAATAGGGCTGCGGCGCGCCGAAGGTCAGCGCATCCGCCGTCGCGGCGCCGGCGCGCAAGGGCAGGGCGACGCCGAGGGCGGCGAGCGAGGCGAGGATCTGGCGGCGGGTAACGTCCATGAGGGGCTCCAGGAGATCGGCACGGTCATATCGGGTCAAACGCCACGAGCGCGGCGGCATTGCGGCCGACCCGGTCTGTCCCGGAACTGCCGGGCTCGCCGGTACGTTGGTCGAAGCGAAAGCGGGCTCGCGGCGTGGTCGCCCGGGAACGGGTTTCATGCCGGCTGCAGCGTTACGCCCGCGCCAGAGGTCCGGCAAGGCGATCCGGCCGCAGCGCTCACAGTTTCCTCAGGGCCACCTGCTCGATGCGGTGGGCCGAGCCCTTGCGCAGGATCAGGTCGGCACGCGGCCGGGTCGGCAGGATGTTCTCGTAGAGATTTCGCCCGTTGATGTTGGTCCAGAGCCCCAACGCGATCTCCAGCGCCTCCGCCTCGCTGATCTGGGAGTAGCGGTGGAAGAAGGAGCCTTCGTCGCGGAAGGCCGTCTCGCGCAGCCGCATGAAGCGCTCGACATACCACCGCCGGATGTCGATCTCCTCGGCGTCGATATAGATCGAGAAGTCGAAGAAGTCGGAGACGAAGGGCACGATCTTGCCGTCCTTCGGCAGGTCGCGCACCTGGAGAACGTTCAGCCCCTCGAAGATCAGAATGTCCGGCTGGTCAACGGTGACGTGCCGGCCCGGCACGACGTCGTAGACGAAGTGCGAGTAGACCGGCGCCTCGACATGGCGCACGCCCGATTTGATGTCGGAGAGGAAGCGCAGGATTGTGCCGACGTCGTAGCTCTCGGGAAAACCCTTGCGCTGCATCAGCCCCTCGGCCTCGAGCACCGCGTTGGGAAACAGGAAGCCGTCGGTGGTGACGAGGTCGACCTTGGGCGAGGTCGGCCATCGCGCGAGCAGCTCCTTCAGGACGCGCGCGGTGGTCGACTTGCCGACCGCGACCGAGCCGGCGATGCCGATGATGAAGGGCGTCTTCGTCGCCTTCGTCCGGGCCAGGAATTTTTCCCGTTGGCGAAACAGCCCCTGCGAGGCCTCGACATGGGCATAGAGGAGGCGCGAGACGGCGAGATAGATGCGCCCGACTTCGTCGAGATCGACGGGATCGCCCATGGTGCGCAGCCGCGTGACCTCTTCCTCGGTCAGCGTCAACGGCTGGCCGGCGCGGAACGCCGCCCATTCCTCGGCGGAATAGAAGCGGTAGGGCGAGAATTTCGACGGCGTCATCTGGTCCATGCCCGTTCTCAGACGTCCTGAGGCCGTCGGGCCTTCTCCTCCAGCCCGGTCTCGGCGGTGCGGCGCTGGAGTTCGGCGAGAACGTCGGCCAGCGGCACCTTCCGGAGATGCAGGACGACCATCAGATGGTAGAGGAGGTCGGCGCTTTCGCCGACAAGGGCGGCGTCGTCTTCCGAAATTGCCGCGATCACCGTCTCGACCGCCTCCTCGCCGAGCTTCTTGGCGGTCTTCGCGACGCCCTTGGCGGCGAGCTTGGCGGTGTAGGAGCTTTTGTCGCCGGAAACCGCGCGCTGGGCGACGATGGCTTCGAGATCGCTGAGGGTGAAGCTCATCGGGCGGTTCCGGTCGGGTACGTTTCGACAGAGGCCAGCGGCGGCGTACCCCCCTCTGCCTTGCCAGGCATCTCCCCCTCAAGGGGGGAGATCAGCAGTTGCGCCGTCGGCGAGGTTCGACCTCCCCCCTTGAGGGGGAGATGGCCGGAAGGCCAGAGGGGGGTGCCCAACGCAGACTCCTGCAGCAAAAACAATGGGAAAGGTCGCAGAACCTGGCTCACTTCCCGTCCCGCCGCATCGCAAGCCCGGCGCCCGCCATGTGATCCTTCGCCTCGGCGATGGTATAGGTCCCGAAATGGAAGATCGAGGCGGCGAGCACCGCCGTCGCATGGCCGTCGCGGATGCCGGCGACGAGATGGTCGAGCGTGCCGACGCCGCCCGAAGCGATCACGGGAACGCTGACAGCATCGGCTACGGCCCGCGTCAGGCCGATGTCGAAGCCGGCCTTGGTGCCGTCGCGGTCCATCGACGTCAACAGGATCTCGCCGGCCCCGAG
Coding sequences within it:
- a CDS encoding glucan biosynthesis protein — translated: MDVTRRQILASLAALGVALPLRAGAATADALTFGAPQPYSFDALVARMQALAAEAYVPEVPRAGDVLERIDYDQHQRIEYLRQNTLDFDGGKAPIRFFHLGRYFKLPVGIHVVDGETARQVTYDPGLFRIPSDNPAKELPDDIGFAGFRVLEPDGDRDWLSFLGAAYFRTSGELDQFGLSARALAIDVAMPTPEEFPRFTDFYLAPSDIGGRIKIACAMNSPRITGVLEMDCTKDGPIVMEIRSRYFARDAIERVGIAPLTSMFWYSETDRERRIDWRPEIHDSDGLAIWTGEGERLWRPLNNPETVMTSTFSGKAPQGFGLLQRDREFDHYQDDGVFYERRASVWIEPKGEWGDGAVQLVEIPTDDEIHDNIAAYWLAAKPVAKGDALAYDYRLTWARDAPHPVAAGKVVATRMGRGGITGQPRPPGVTRFVVDFDGGAIAALDAGTLGVDTIVAASRGTVSLAHCYRLKVGTVWRATFDLKVDGREPVELRLFLKKGDIALTETWAYQFLPLAPEEPA
- the coaA gene encoding type I pantothenate kinase codes for the protein MDQMTPSKFSPYRFYSAEEWAAFRAGQPLTLTEEEVTRLRTMGDPVDLDEVGRIYLAVSRLLYAHVEASQGLFRQREKFLARTKATKTPFIIGIAGSVAVGKSTTARVLKELLARWPTSPKVDLVTTDGFLFPNAVLEAEGLMQRKGFPESYDVGTILRFLSDIKSGVRHVEAPVYSHFVYDVVPGRHVTVDQPDILIFEGLNVLQVRDLPKDGKIVPFVSDFFDFSIYIDAEEIDIRRWYVERFMRLRETAFRDEGSFFHRYSQISEAEALEIALGLWTNINGRNLYENILPTRPRADLILRKGSAHRIEQVALRKL
- a CDS encoding phosphoribosyl-ATP diphosphatase, with amino-acid sequence MSFTLSDLEAIVAQRAVSGDKSSYTAKLAAKGVAKTAKKLGEEAVETVIAAISEDDAALVGESADLLYHLMVVLHLRKVPLADVLAELQRRTAETGLEEKARRPQDV